A genomic window from Candidatus Eremiobacterota bacterium includes:
- the rsmI gene encoding 16S rRNA (cytidine(1402)-2'-O)-methyltransferase produces MGLVFVPTPLGNLRDVTLRALDVLRDAPLIVAEDSRVTRRLLNALGIGTKEIWTYHEHNARATTGAILERARAETVAVVTDAGTPGISDPGAALVAAARAGGVPVEVLPGPAAFVCAAVLSGFDLRRFAFAGFPPRGSGQRRNAFRASLGETTVWYEAPHRVRDSLGDLAAVAPERRVFLVRELSKLHEQQLLGTAAQVAAELEDPVRGEIAFVVEGRAEEASPVAAAPSAEELDAAIDALTAEGLTTSAIAKRLADAGHGERRHLYARASERRRASPSTSSG; encoded by the coding sequence ATGGGGCTCGTCTTCGTACCGACGCCGCTCGGCAACCTCCGCGACGTCACGCTGCGCGCGCTCGACGTCCTGCGCGACGCCCCGCTGATCGTCGCCGAGGACTCGCGCGTCACGCGCCGGCTGCTGAACGCGCTCGGGATCGGGACGAAAGAGATCTGGACGTACCACGAGCACAACGCGCGCGCGACGACCGGCGCGATTCTCGAGCGCGCGCGCGCCGAGACCGTCGCCGTCGTCACCGACGCCGGGACGCCGGGGATCAGCGATCCGGGCGCGGCGCTCGTTGCCGCGGCCCGCGCCGGCGGCGTGCCGGTCGAAGTGCTGCCCGGGCCGGCGGCGTTCGTCTGCGCCGCGGTCCTGTCGGGATTCGACTTGCGGCGGTTCGCGTTCGCCGGGTTTCCGCCGCGGGGCAGCGGCCAGCGGCGGAATGCGTTTCGGGCCTCGCTCGGCGAAACCACGGTCTGGTACGAGGCGCCGCACCGCGTCCGCGACTCGCTCGGCGACTTGGCCGCCGTCGCGCCGGAGCGCCGCGTCTTCCTCGTGCGCGAGCTCAGCAAGCTGCACGAGCAGCAGCTCCTCGGCACGGCCGCCCAGGTTGCCGCCGAGCTCGAGGACCCCGTCCGCGGCGAGATCGCATTCGTCGTCGAAGGCCGCGCGGAGGAGGCGAGCCCCGTTGCGGCGGCGCCTTCGGCGGAGGAGCTCGACGCGGCGATCGACGCGCTGACAGCCGAAGGGCTGACGACCTCGGCGATCGCCAAGCGGCTCGCCGACGCGGGCCACGGCGAGCGTCGCCATCTCTACGCGCGGGCCAGCGAACGCCGCCGCGCAAGCCCTTCGACGAGCTCGGGGTGA
- the metG gene encoding methionine--tRNA ligase, with protein sequence MYVTTPIYYISGTPHIGHAYTSIAADVLVRAARAHGPARALTGTDEHGQKVAAAAAAAGMTPQHYVDSLAPKWQALAPAFDAKFDDFIRTTEPRHARACLALFEKMRAAGDVYEGVYEGWYCTHDETFWPEAKLVDGRCPNPECRRPVQWLSEKNWFFRLSKYRDRLREHFRANPEFLRPQSRYNEMMAILDEGLEDLSISRSSFDWGIPLPGGGVLYVWYDALINYVSALGWPDDSDGLFRTFWPGLHLIGKEIARFHSLIWPAMLWSAGLPEPARVFAHGWITVEGAKMSKSLGNVIDPFALIEEFGADSVRYFLMREAPFGSDFSISLEKLRQRHNADLGNDLGNLLRRSLAMLQKYRDGIVPQPNGGEIAERVADLPALVNEHVSCLRFREGLDEIWNLVSLLNRAIDEQKPWELYKHDRGVELDALLYGLCEGLRWLSLLLFPFMPSKASEMWRQLGLAGTPELRWSDELVWGRLAAGTQTTPGLPLFPRIEPPAA encoded by the coding sequence TTGTACGTCACCACCCCGATCTACTACATCAGCGGCACGCCGCACATCGGCCACGCGTACACGTCGATCGCCGCCGACGTGCTGGTACGGGCGGCGCGCGCGCACGGGCCGGCGCGCGCCCTGACCGGAACCGACGAGCACGGGCAGAAAGTCGCCGCCGCGGCGGCCGCGGCCGGGATGACGCCGCAGCACTACGTCGACTCGCTCGCGCCTAAGTGGCAGGCGCTCGCGCCCGCGTTCGACGCGAAGTTCGACGACTTCATCCGCACCACCGAGCCGCGCCACGCGCGCGCGTGCCTGGCGCTGTTCGAGAAGATGCGCGCCGCCGGCGACGTCTACGAAGGTGTGTACGAAGGCTGGTACTGCACGCACGACGAGACGTTCTGGCCTGAAGCGAAGCTCGTCGACGGGCGCTGCCCCAACCCGGAGTGCCGGCGGCCGGTGCAGTGGCTCTCGGAGAAGAACTGGTTCTTCCGGCTTTCGAAGTACCGCGACCGGTTGCGCGAGCACTTTCGTGCCAACCCGGAGTTTCTGCGGCCGCAGTCGCGCTACAACGAGATGATGGCGATCCTCGACGAAGGGCTCGAGGATCTCTCGATCTCGCGCTCGTCCTTCGACTGGGGAATTCCCCTTCCCGGCGGCGGCGTGCTGTACGTGTGGTACGACGCGCTGATCAACTACGTCAGCGCGCTGGGCTGGCCCGACGATTCCGACGGCTTGTTCCGCACATTTTGGCCGGGGTTGCACCTGATCGGGAAAGAGATCGCGCGCTTCCACTCGCTGATCTGGCCGGCGATGCTGTGGTCGGCCGGGCTGCCGGAACCGGCGCGCGTCTTCGCGCACGGCTGGATCACCGTCGAAGGCGCGAAGATGTCGAAGAGTCTGGGCAACGTGATCGATCCGTTCGCGCTGATCGAAGAGTTCGGCGCCGACTCGGTGCGCTATTTCCTGATGCGCGAGGCGCCGTTCGGCAGCGACTTCTCGATCTCGCTCGAGAAGCTGCGCCAGCGCCACAACGCCGATCTCGGCAACGACCTCGGCAACCTGCTGCGCCGTTCGCTCGCGATGCTGCAGAAGTACCGCGACGGGATCGTGCCGCAGCCGAACGGCGGGGAGATCGCCGAGCGTGTCGCGGACCTGCCGGCGCTGGTGAACGAGCACGTGAGCTGCTTGCGCTTTCGTGAAGGGCTCGACGAGATCTGGAACCTCGTCTCGCTGCTCAACCGCGCGATCGACGAGCAGAAGCCCTGGGAGCTCTACAAGCACGACCGCGGCGTCGAGCTCGACGCGCTGCTCTACGGCCTGTGCGAAGGTTTGCGCTGGCTGAGCCTGCTGCTGTTCCCGTTCATGCCTTCAAAAGCGAGCGAGATGTGGCGACAGCTCGGCCTCGCCGGGACGCCCGAGCTCCGTTGGTCCGACGAGCTGGTGTGGGGAAGGCTCGCCGCAGGAACGCAGACGACCCCGGGCCTACCCCTCTTCCCGCGCATCGAGCCGCCCGCCGCTTAG